The Planctellipticum variicoloris DNA window TTCGACGGCATTGACTTCGACGACGACCTTATCCTCGACGATTCAGTCCCGCTTCGAAGGCATTTTCAATCAGCAGCTCATCGTAACGAATCTGCAATGCGTTGTTTCGAATCAACTGAAAGCCCGCGAGACGTCAACTCGTGCAGGAGCAACCGATGATACACTGATTCAAACAGTCCAGGTTCCAGCATCCTATGCACCTTCATCGCCGCGTCAGCAATGATTCCGGAAAGCTCATTCTCCCGCATTGGTCACCTCCCAAATCGATCACCCCTCTTTTGCCAGCTTCCTTCCGTCTTCTCTGCGAACTCCTCTTCGCTCCGCGTCTTTGCGAGAAATCTTCACTCCTCTACGGAGCTGGCTGCTTGCGTTCCCGGCGGAGCCGCTGGCGTTCGAGGCGGTCGGCTTGCCGTTGTTCGGGAGTCTTCGCCGCGTCGGCTGCAATCCGGTCGAACACGGCCTGCGGGATCGCCCCTTTGACGTTGTCCGGCAGCAGGTTCTTCAACAGCCCCGCCCCGGCGGGCTGCGGCGCAGGTGCCGGCGGTGGAGCCGGGGCCGGCGCTTCCGCCGCCGCCCCGATCACCGCGTTCACCCCCGGGGCGGCTTCCTGCACGATCCCTCGGTCGGCGGGGAAGTCCCAATCCGAACCGGACGTCAGCCAGGCCTGCAGCAGCAGGACTGGAATCGACGAGAGGGGATTGCGCACTTCCATGACGAAGCCGCCGGTTTCCCCGCGCGTGACGACGCCGCGCGTCGGCGCGACGTAGGGGAGGACGGCGGCCGCCGAGGGGATCCGGCCGATCGGGAAGAGCGAGTTCCCGGCGTACATCTGTTCGAGGGATTTGCTTTCGGCGAGCTCCGGCAGTCGCGCCCAGACCCCTTTCACCAGCGCGGGAGAGTCAATCTCCAGCAGGCCGACGGCTCCCTCCGGCAGCGTGTGATCCGCCTGGAAATGAGCCGCATAGGTCGGCCCGTCGGGCCGGGCCGCGTGTCTCAGTTGGGCCTTGAGCGCCAGCGGATGCTGGGCCACGTACAAGCGCCGGTCGGTCAGGCAGACGCACGGCGTCGCGGTGCTGGCGCCGTCCAGCCGACGGAAGACATACAGCGTCTGATCCAGAAAAGTCTCGGTCTCCAGGCGGTAGAGTCCCTCGGAGGCCGCTTCGTCGAACGCCTGCTCCAGGACTTCCGTCAGCCGGCCATACACGTCACGCGCGTGCTCCGGCTCGCGGACCGGGATCGAAAGAATCGCCCCATTGCCCGTCCAGCCTCCGAGCGACGGTGCGGTATGAACCACCCACACATCCCCGAAGGCTTTCAGGAGCTGATCCTGGATGAAGAATCCGAGTTCGACTTCGACGCCTTTGATCGCCTGATCGTAAAGCGGAACCATGAACGGGGCCGACTTCTGCAGCGATGACCGGATTCCGGCGTGCAACCGGCTGAAACTGAGACTTCCGGCCAGGACCAGATCGGCGTCGGCGGGGACGTGGGCGAAGTGTTCCGGCCGCAACGCCTCTCCAGCCCCGAACGCCAGGACGCCGTCCAGCGGACCGGTCGTCGCCAGCAGCCCCTGCTGCACGACCCGGCCCTCGACGACGCTCGTCGCCAGCAGCGCAAAGTCGAGACCGTCCAGCCCGACCGTGCGGGCGGTGTTGTAGGCTAGTTGCCCCTGCAGACCGATGAACCGCGGAATCGCCGTCACGACTTCTTTCACGTCAATGAACGCAAAGCTCACCGGCTGCCCGATCGTCGGATGCGCCAGAGCAGCCTGCAGTCGCGAGCGCCCCACATTGGGCGGCGCCGCGAGGCGATCGGCCATCTCCGTCGCAACGGCCGGCCCCAGCCCCAGCAGCAGTCGGTCGCCCACCCGTCGAACAGATAGCGACAGACCCGGCAGTTCCGGATTCCACACAAAATCCTCAAGCCCGTTCGGAACTTGCGCTCCCGGCAGCCGGCCCAACAGCGGCTGCAGATCGGCGAGAATCGCCTCGATCTCCGGCCCCGCATTGACGGCAATTCCCGCCCGGAGCCTCAAGAACGGTCGGACGTGCGCGGGCGCCTGGTCCGCATTCTCGATCGACTCGCCCACCGCCACGAAGATGCAGCCCGGACGGGTCGCCAGCTTCAGCGTCAGCCGTTCGATCTGCCGCCGCAGTTCCGCCTGTTCCTCGGGAAGATCGGCCTGTTCCTGCAACCGGGCGAGTTCCTGGCGGATCGCGTCCAGGAACAGGACGACTTCCGGATCGGCGGCGAATCCCGCAACGCCCGGCCCCCCCGGCTGCCCGGTTCCGGTGGCCGACCATGCCGCGCAGGCCACGACGCGGTCGGGCAGCACGCGCAACAGCTCCGGATCCGATTCGCCGGGAGGCAGCCCCGTCCAGGCGCCGCTCAGCAGGGTCAGGAGCGTCAGCCAGAAGGCGGACGGGTCGAATGTCGATTGCAGCTCCATCATCGTTTTCGCCTTTTCCAAGCGCCGGCCCGTTCCGTGAGTTCTCTGTTTATCGTAGTCCATCCAAAGTCCGGTTCACCAGCCGGAGCGTCGTTCTGCCCGATCGCAGTCGGGCGACAAGCTTCAGTTCCCGCTGCGGTCCCGGTAAGATCGTCCGAACGAAAAAGTGGCCGTCCGACCGCATCCCGGCCCCGCGCCGAGGCTTCGTAGAATCCAGGGAATTTCCGCGCATGTACGACCGGCAGCAGTTGATCCGTCTGTTTCACGAGCGGGCCTTGAAGTTCGGCGATTTCACCCTCGCGTCGGGGAAGAAGTCGACCTACTACCTCGACGGCAAGCAGATTTCGCTCCACTCCGCGGGGCTGCGCCTGGTCAGCTTCGGTCTGCTGGAGTTGCTGAAGGATGTCGACTACGCCGCCATTGGCGGCATGTCGATCGGGGCCGACCCGATCGTCGGCGGCGTTCTGACCGCGGCCGGGGAACTCGATCGCAAGCTAGACGGTTTCCTTGTCCGCAAAGAGGCCAAAGGGCACGGCACGAATCGCTACGTCGAAGGCCCCGTGCAGCCCGGCAGCAAGGTGGTCGTCATCGATGATGTCGTGACCACCGGCGGCAGCGCGCTGCTCGCCGTCGACCGCATCCTGGAATTTGGCTGCCAGGTCGTTTGCGTCGTCGGCATCGTCGACCGCAAAGAGGGGGGGGCTGCAAATTTCGCCGCGCGGGGACTGCCATTTCGCGCGCTGCTGTCGATTGAAGACTTCGGCATTCAGCCTCCCACGGTCTGATTTCCGCCGATGGTGCGATCGGGGTCGCTGAAGTTCGACAGTGCGGGGAAAGCGGCATGTCGCAAGCGTTGCCCGGGTCCCCCTCGTCGCCGGACGACATTCCCGAGATTGAGTTTCGCGCGGCGGACGACGATCTGCTCGACGAGCCGCCGGCCATTGCCGTCGAAGACCTGCAGTCCGCCCTGCCGATCGCTGAAGTCCCGGCCCGCCCTGATCAATGGCTGCTGCTGGGAGCCGGACACGCTCACCTGCAGATCGTGCGGTGGTGGGGTCGGCGACCGATTCCCGGCGTGCAACTGGTCCTGGTTTCGGCATTCGACCGGGCGACTTACAGCGGAATGCTCCCCGGCGTCCTGTCCGGTCAGTTTCCTCCCGACGCTCTGCAGATCGACCTGCCGGCGCTCTGCGCGAAGCAGGGCGTCTCGCTGATTGTCGATCGGGCCGTGGCGCTCGATTCAAAACAGCGGATCGTCCGGCTGGCCCATCACCCGGAGCTGCACTTCGATCTGGCCTCGATCAACATCGGCAGCGTTCCCGCCGACGAACGTCTCTGGCAGACGCATCGGACGCTGGTCAGCGTCAAGCCGTTGCCGACATTCCTGCAGCGGTTCGACGCGCGGCTGCAGGAACTGCTGTCGCAATATCGCATGGCGCCGGGGCCGGAGCTGCTG harbors:
- a CDS encoding GxxExxY protein translates to MRENELSGIIADAAMKVHRMLEPGLFESVYHRLLLHELTSRGLSVDSKQRIADSLR
- the pyrE gene encoding orotate phosphoribosyltransferase; protein product: MYDRQQLIRLFHERALKFGDFTLASGKKSTYYLDGKQISLHSAGLRLVSFGLLELLKDVDYAAIGGMSIGADPIVGGVLTAAGELDRKLDGFLVRKEAKGHGTNRYVEGPVQPGSKVVVIDDVVTTGGSALLAVDRILEFGCQVVCVVGIVDRKEGGAANFAARGLPFRALLSIEDFGIQPPTV